Part of the Limisphaerales bacterium genome, GTGCCGTTGGTGTTGGTGCACGGCGATGATGACTTCGCGGTGAGCCAGCGCGCGCGCCAGATTTTCCAAGGCTGGTGCGCGGATGTCGGCGGCGAGGATCACGAAATCGTCGAGGCCCACGCGGCCAGTGGCGGCGAGGCCTCCAAAATTCTGGGCCGCCTGCGGATGGCGTTGGATACGCTTCCGTTTTTTGGCGGCGAAAAAGTGGTGTGGTTCAAGGACTGCAATTTTCTGGGCGACGATCGCACGTCCAAAACCAAAGACGTCACCAGCGGCATTGCCGATCTCACGGCGTGGTTGAAGGCATTCGATTGGCAAGGCGTACGCCTCCTCATCAGCGCCAGCAAATGCGACAAGCGAAAAGTATTTTACAAAGCCATCGCCAAGCAGGGCCACGATGAGGAATTCAAGGCGCTCTCCACCGACGACCGCGAATGGCAAGCCAAAGCCGAGCAACTCGTCACCGCCAAGCTCCGCAAGCTCAGCGTGAAGGCGGACTACGGCGCGGCCACGGAGCTCGTGCAAATGGTTGGCCCGAACAGCCGCGCGTTAATGAGCGAATGCGAAAAAGTGGCGCTCTATGTGGGCGCGCGCGCGGAGGTAAACCGCGACGACGTGCGCGCCATCGTCACGCCCGGCAAACACGCGAAAGCCTTCGCGCTGGGTGACGCGTTGGGCGATCGCAATCTGCCACGCCTCTTAAAACGATTAGACGAGGATTTGTGGGCGGCAAAAACCGATCGCAAAAAATCCACCATCGGCCTTTGCTCCGGACTCATTAGTAAAGTGCGCTCGCTGCTCTTCGCGCGGGAATTGCTTGACGCGGATATGATTCGCCCCGCCAACGCGTACCCGCAATTCAAGTCACAGCTCGATACGCTGCCCACCGGCGAATTTCCTGATGATCGCCGGATCAGCCCACTGGGGCTTCATCCGTATGTATTATTTAACGCCACCCAACAGGCGCGCAATTACACCAGCGCCGAACTCGTTCGCGCGCTGGATCTGTTAATGCAAGCCAACCTCAAACTAGTTTCTAGTTCGCTGGACGACTCATTTATTTTGCAATCTACCCTCACCCAAATCGCCGCACGCCCCGCAGCGGCCGCCTGATGAGCGCCCGCCTCCAAGTCGCCGTCGCCAAAGGCATCGCCTGCATCAAGGTCGAAGGCCCCGCCAATTTCGCAGCCGGCGTGGATTTCAAAACCGTGGTCAATCAATCCTGCGAACAAGGCGGCCGCGTGTTGTTGCTCGATCTCACCGAGTGCGTGAATATGGACAGCACCTTCCTCGGTATCCTGATGAGTATGACTAATCGGCTCGACCGCATCGAACTGCTCAACCCCAGCGATCGAATCATCGATCTTCTCGACAGCCTCGGCGTGATGGAATTCCTCACCGTCGGCACCGGCAAAAACCCATTCGAGACCAGCGATGCGAAACTTGAAGAGGCCCAATCCTCCCACGCCGACAAACGCGCTCTCACCGAAGCCAGCCTCGAAGCGCATAAATTGCTAATGGAAATTAATCCCGACAACGTGCCAAAATTTAAGGACGTGGCGAAGTTTTTGGAGGAAGACCTTAATAAATGACCAAGGCCCAATGACCAAATTCCAAGGAATACCCAAGCCCCAATAAGGGCAAGTTAGGTTTATTGGGATTTGGTGATTGGGATTTGCTTGGGCATTGGAACTTGGTCATTGCTCATTTCCCCCCTGTGACTAACTTCCGATTGGCTTGGGCGACTCTCTTCGCTTAACTCCCTCCGCCCATGTCTAACCTTGCCGGACTTAATCCTGAACAGCGCAAAGCTGCCGCGACCCTTCGCGGGCCGGTGTTGATCTTGGCCGGTGCGGGTACGGGGAAGACGCGGACGCTCACCCATCGCGTGGCGCATATGGTGAGCAAAGGGATTTCGCCGGAGCATATTTTGGCCGTGACGTTTACGAATAAAGCGGCACGCGAAATGCAACAGCGGGTGACGAAGCAACTCAAGCGTTTGCCCAAATCGCGCACGCGCGCACGCGATGATGGCAAGCCGTTGAAGCCGACGATTTGTACGTTTCACTCGTTGTGCGTGCGCATTCTGCGGCGGCACATCGAGAAGCTTGGCTACAAACGCAACTTTGTGATTTACAGTGACAGCGAGCAACTCGGCGTGGTGAAAAAAGTGTTGAGCGCGATCGCCGGTAAAGATGTGAAAGCCGATGCGCGTGAGTTGCAGGGATTGCTGAGTCGGCTGAAAAACGCAGGACCGAATGGAACCATTCCCGGCAATGAAGATAGCCTCGCGATGGCGGGGCATATTCGGCGGCGTTACGACAGTGCCTTGCGCGCGGCCAATGCGGTGGATTTCGATGATTTGCTGGTGCTCACGCTGCGGATTTTTAATGAGTTCCCGGAGGCGTTGGAGGAATGCCGTGCGCGGTATCTATATGTGATGGTGGACGAATATCAGGACACCAACGCGGCGCAGTTCGAGCTGATGCATTTGTTGTCCAAAGAACATCGCAACGTGTGCGTGGTGGGCGATGATGATCAAAGCATCTACGGCTGGCGCGGCGCGGAGATTTCGAACATCCTCGATATGGAAAAACATTTCCCCGAGGTGAAGGTCATCAAGCTCGAGCAAAATTATCGATCCACCCGCGTGATCCTCGATGCCGCCAATGCGGTCATCAAAAATAATCCGCGCCGCCGCCCCAAACAATTATGGAGCGCCAAGGGCGAGGGCGAGTTAGTGCAATTGCAGGCGTTCGCCAATGAAGAGGAAGAGGCCACCACGATTGTGGACGAGATTGAGTTTCATCGGATGGCCAAGCGCATTCCGTGGAAGGATCACGCGATTTTGTTCCGCACCAACGTGCAGGCGCGTCCGCTGGAAACCGCCCTGCGCAAAGCGGAGGTGCGCTATCATTTGATCGGCGGTCAAAGCTTTTTTGATCGGCGCGAGATTCGGGATTTTCTCGCGTTTATGAAAACCTTCATCAACCCCAACGACGACGCCAGCCTGCTGCGCATCGCGAACATCCCCGCGCGCGGGTTGAGCGATGTGACGATGGAACGCCTGCTCGGCGCGAGCCAAGAGCGCAGTTGTTCCGTGTGGAAAGCGATGAAAAACGATCTTGTCATCCACGAATTTCAGCCGCGCACGCGGAAATCCATCGAGGCCTTTGTGGCGTTGGTTGAAGACTTCCGCGCGCCGCTTAATGAAACTGAATTGTCGCTCGCCAGTTGGGCGGATAAATTTCTTGATGAAATCAATTACATCGCCGAGCTGCGCAAAGGCGAAAAGGATCCGGAGAATGCCGAGAATCGAATGCGTAATTTGCGCGATATAATTTTCACAATGGATGACCGCGGCGAATCGCTGTTGCCCGCCAATCGCCTCGGTAAGTTTCTGGACGACATCACGCTGGACGCCGATCGCGAGGCGGACAAAGAAGACGCCGGCGACGCGGTCACCCTCATCACTACGCACAGCTGCAAAGGCTTGGAGTTTCCGCACGTATTTCTCGTGGGCGTGGAAGAAGGATTGCTGCCGCACTCGCGCTCCGCTGTGGAAGGCACGCTCGACGAAGAGCGCCGCCTCTTCTACGTCGCCATCACCCGCGCCATGAAAACGCTAACCATTTCCCATTGCCTCAACCGCAAAAAATACGGCCAAAATTTCCTGTGTCAGCCGAGTAGTTTTCTGAAAGAACTGCCCGAAGAACTCTGCGAGGATATGGATTCGAACAAAGAACCGGTGACGGTGGAAGATGGAAAAAGTATGTTCGCCGCGATGCGAGAGGGGTTGGGGTAATGACCAAGGCCCAAGGGCCTCGTTGAGGTGTAAGGTGTGTCTTCGGGTTCGAAACTGAATAATCTTTCAACTCATTTGAGCCCTGTTTTTGCGGAGTTTTAGGCTTTGACCTGAAAATAGTTGAAAATAAATGAAAGAAATTACATTTGTTCAGCGTATATATAAGTGGAGAGCGTTGTGTTGCCCTCCCTTAACCTAAATACAGAAGGACTGAACTATGAAGAAATCGTTACTGACATTGGTGGCCTTGATTGGCTTCACGTGGAATTTGAGCGCGCAGGAGTTGCCTGTTCCCAATGACACTTCTGGTGATAATTATTATGAAGATTTATCTACTGGTGAACTTGAGGTGTTAGCGGGAATGGGTTTCTTGCTCCCAAATGATGAGGGGGAATGGTTCATTGATTTTGGGTTTGGCAATATTGCCTTACAGGCACTCCCATTTTTTTGGGAGATGGTTAACGATCCCGTTTCAGTTTTCAAATTCATTATGGATTCAACAGGTGTTGAAGGAATTGGGCTTCAATTTGTGCCTTACAATTCAGTGTTTCACAATGGGTTGGGGTTTGTTCATGTCCGGCTGGGGGCGTTGGCTACCGATATTTTCATTGAAAAGGACAACAATCATCCGGATGGATTGATGATCGACATTTCACATGCGCCTGTAGGAATTATGCACCCTTACATTTTAATAATGGAATACTACTACCATTTGGAGATTACACATCAGAATGGAGGTGCTATATTTTCGACTGAGCCACTATTAGCAGAATATGAATGGACAAACTTCGGGCGTCTGGAAAATGGGCCATTTGTTCCTGATAAATTTCTTCATCTAAACCTTCCGGAAGCAACAGGGAAAATGGAAAATTATTTTTCATTCCATAAGGACGTACTAGATGTATTAACAAATATATATTACATTGACTTAGTGCTTCTCGCTTGGGAAGTTGATCCTAGATGCATTGGTGAATGAAGCGGGTTAAACACAAGAAGTGAAGGGTTAAAAATGATTATTGCCACAGTCTGCCTCATTGCTTTGCAAATCAATTTGTATTCTGAGTTCCAAGCTAAATCTGCAGAATTGCAAAAGGAGGCTGAAGTGCTTGCGAAAGCTGTTTCTGACCCATTCGTATTTCATTTTTCTGCGACGTTGGGGGTGAAGGAAAATGGTGTGCCATTGCGATATACATCGCTTCGCGACGCGCTTCCAGACAAGTTGCGGCAACCGGAAGATGCCGTCGCTTGGTATCATTTGATAACCAAAAAATTAGGCCCCATCAAAAAAACAAACCCGATCAAATATCGATTAGCCAAAAACCTAATTGCAGAGGAATTCAATCACGCTCTCATTCGCAGAGATGCGCTTATCCCGGGTGGGTGGGGGGATCCAATGCGAATCCAAAAACTTTGCGAAAAATTTCCAGTAAACCATGATATTGTTGGCCGATTTGCTGCACGACACCGGTTTTGCACCAAAGAACTCAGGCGGCCGGAAAACAGAGGGAAGCCCATTGACGAAGTTCCAATTCTAGATCCCTACGGCGAATTAAAAGAAAATGCAAAAAGAGCTGCAAAAAGATCTGCATTAAGGGGGGCAATTTTAAGAGGGCTTAAGAATGGGGAAAAGTTGAATAAAGTCCCCTGACTGATCTTTCATTGCGATTAAATTGAGCTCCAATGCCCCCCTTTGGGAATTGGTCATTGGGATTTCCTTGGGGGTTTGGGTATTGGGCCTTGGTAATTTCCCCCTCACTCCCTAACATCAAAAACAAACAAACTATCCTGATCGCGCAGGTATAATTTCCCATCGAGCACCACCGGATGCGCCCAGGCTTTGGCTCGGGTGCGTTCCGGTTGGTTGAAGCGGCTGACTTCTTCGTAGGCTTTGGGGGTGAGCTTCACGAGCGACACGGGGCCGCGTTCGGTGCGGAGGATGATTTTATTATCGGCCACCACGATCGCGCCTTTGCCGGCGCTGCGTTCGTTCCACATGACCTTGCCATCGGCGAGCCGGATGCAGGAGAGCGCATTGCCGTTGGAGCCGTATACGTAATCGCCCACGCGAATGACCCCACCGTGGTGGTTGGCCATGCCCACGCTGCCGACATGCTTGTAGGTTTCCTTGGTGCTGAACTTGCTGTTGTTATATTCCACCGTAAACCCGTTGCACCCCACGCCGTAGGCACTGGATACGAAGAGGTTGCCCTTGTGATAAACAGGCGTGGAAACCACGGCTGTCTTGCCGGGGCGATCGACGCGCCACAGCAGCTTGCCATTGCTGGCGTCAATGCCAGCCACGCTGTTGCCGGTGAGTTGGAGGTATTGTTTGATGCCGCCTATCTCGCGGATGATAAGTGAGGAGTAACCGGCCGAGTCCTGCCAATCTTCGCAGCGCCACGCTTGTTTGCCGGTTTTGGCGTTGAGGGCAATCACGGCGCCGTTGTTTCCGCCGGGGGTGACGATCACGTTGCCGTCATCCACCAAGGGCGATTCGCTCCAACGCCAGCCGCTCATCATTTTGCCGCCGAAATCATTTTGTAAATTTACGCGCCACGCTTCTTTGCCGGCAGCACTGATGCAAACCAGATCGCCGTGTTGGCCGAGACAATACACGAAGCCGTCGGCAACCGTGGGCGTGGAGCGCGGGCCGGGGTAACCGCGGTGGCCTTTGGGATCGCCCACGCGGGCTTTCCATTTTTGTTTGCCCTTGAGATCGAGCGCGAAGAGATAGCAGGCATCGGCCAAATCGCCGAGCGTGTACACGGTGCCATCGGCGATGACTACGCTGGAAAATCCAACGCCCACGCCGGTGGCTTTGTAGAGTAGTTTGGGGCCGGCCTCGGGCCATTGATTGGCGAGTCCTTTTTCGAGGTTCACACCATCGCGATTGGGGCCGCGCCATTGCGACCAGTTTGCAGCATTTGCAGCGAAGGTTTGGAGCGCGAGGCTCAGAAGAATGAGGGATGTGTGGATACGCATAGGATTAAGGGTGTGTTTAATTTTCAACTTTCAAAAGATCAATGGTTATTTATCAAAGCGCACTTGCTGAACCGTGCCGCCGGCGAGGTTGAACCAAACGGTTCCGTATTTTTTGCCTTGGCGATCGGTGATATTCAAGCCGGAATAGGCCTTCCACGTGCCTTGAGTTTTGGCGGGTTGGCCGAACACGGTGGTGACGACGGCCTGCGCTTTGCCTTGATAAATAGCATCAATGGATTTGGTGTCCACTCCGGCGGTCCACGCGATGGCTTTTCCGGGAGGGCCAGTGGGGGTAATCGCCGCGCCACCGCCGCCGGCACTGATGGTGTGGCAGTAAATGTGTTCTTGATCGCGCAGATACAGTTTGCCGTTGGCCACCACCGGATGACTCCAGATTTTGCCGCGGCTGCTGCGGATGCGCGATTGCGGCGCGAGGCGGAAGCGGCCGCTTTCGTTCCAACTCCTTGGATTGGCCGCCGCCAGCACGATGTCGCCGCGGCTTTCGTCCACGCAATACATCATCCCATCGGCGATGGTGAGGCAGCCTTTGCCGAGCGCGCGTTTTTCGCTCCACACTTCGCGGCCGCTGGCGAAATCCTGGCACACCCAGCCCGCGCCATCGCTGTAGCCGTATAAATGTTGGCCGTACATAATCACGCCGCCGTGATGGTTTTTCATCACCTTGTTTGACCACACATCACTGGCGCGATTGCCCGCGCCGACGTTGACTAATTTGCTGCCCGCGCCGTAGCCGCTGGCGATGTACACTTTGCCGTTGCTAAAAATCGGCGTGGGGATCACTGCCGTCTTGCCGCCCCATCCGGATTTCCAAAGGACATTGCCCGTGCGTGCGTCGAGGCCCACCAAACTTTGTTGCGTGAGCTGAATGTATTGGCGGGCGCCGTTGTGTGTCACCGGCACCACGGAAGCGTACTGCGCGCCGTCGGTAAATTGTTTGCTTTGCCAAACCACTTGGCCGGAAAGTTTGTTGAACGCCACCACCGCGCCCTGTCTTCCGCCCGGCGTGGCCAAAGCGAGGTTGCCGTCCACGGTGATGCTTTCGGTGTAGCCCCATACGGGCGTTTTGCCACCCAGCCGTGTCATACTCGCTTGCCATTGGATTTTGCCGGCGAGATCGGCGCAAACCAAATCGCCTTTACCGCTCATGGCGTAGACGCGATTGCCGTCCACCGTGGGCGTGCCGCGCGGACCGCCGCCCCAGCCGTTGGATAATTCCGGGCCAAGGTTGGCCGCCCATTGTTCGCGGCCGGTGTTGGCATCGAGGCAGATCAACTGCTCCGTACCGCGGCGCGAACCCATTGTATAAAGTTTGCCTTTGGCGATCGCGAAGCTCGAATAGCCGTTGCCCATTTGGCTGTTGATCCACAGGCGTTTCGGGCCGCCTTGGGGCCATTGTTTGAGGAGGCCCTTCTCGGCGCTGATGCCAGTGCGGTTTGGCCCGCGCCATTGCGGCCAATCGAGTGCGAGAGTGGACTGCCAGCCGATGGCCAGTGCGAGGAAAGCGAGGGTCGTGCGCATGGCTATTGGATACGGTGAATGGCCGCGGGATTCAACTTATTTGATGGGGGTTCAAAACCTAATCCAATTTTTTCAAGTAAACATTCCGGAACCACACATCCTGCCCGTGATCCTGAAAACCGATGTGGCCTTTGCGGGGGAGATCCTTGAGGGCGATCTTGAATTTGTTGCGGCTGCCGTCGGGATTTTTGTTGCCGGTTTTCCAGTCATCGAGATTAGCGTTGATGACTTGTTTGCCGTTGATGCTCACCGTGATCTTCGGGCCTTTGCAGGTGATGATGAAGCGATCCCATTCGCCGGCCGGTTTGGCGGGATTAGCGCTAGGGGCGAGGGCATCGTACAACGCGCCGTGATCGTGCTTGCCGAGCTTCGTTTTTCCCGTGGTATCGAACACCTGAAT contains:
- a CDS encoding DNA polymerase III subunit delta, with the protein product MPAKNQKTNKAPSLPEVPLVLVHGDDDFAVSQRARQIFQGWCADVGGEDHEIVEAHAASGGEASKILGRLRMALDTLPFFGGEKVVWFKDCNFLGDDRTSKTKDVTSGIADLTAWLKAFDWQGVRLLISASKCDKRKVFYKAIAKQGHDEEFKALSTDDREWQAKAEQLVTAKLRKLSVKADYGAATELVQMVGPNSRALMSECEKVALYVGARAEVNRDDVRAIVTPGKHAKAFALGDALGDRNLPRLLKRLDEDLWAAKTDRKKSTIGLCSGLISKVRSLLFARELLDADMIRPANAYPQFKSQLDTLPTGEFPDDRRISPLGLHPYVLFNATQQARNYTSAELVRALDLLMQANLKLVSSSLDDSFILQSTLTQIAARPAAAA
- a CDS encoding STAS domain-containing protein codes for the protein MSARLQVAVAKGIACIKVEGPANFAAGVDFKTVVNQSCEQGGRVLLLDLTECVNMDSTFLGILMSMTNRLDRIELLNPSDRIIDLLDSLGVMEFLTVGTGKNPFETSDAKLEEAQSSHADKRALTEASLEAHKLLMEINPDNVPKFKDVAKFLEEDLNK
- a CDS encoding UvrD-helicase domain-containing protein, which encodes MSNLAGLNPEQRKAAATLRGPVLILAGAGTGKTRTLTHRVAHMVSKGISPEHILAVTFTNKAAREMQQRVTKQLKRLPKSRTRARDDGKPLKPTICTFHSLCVRILRRHIEKLGYKRNFVIYSDSEQLGVVKKVLSAIAGKDVKADARELQGLLSRLKNAGPNGTIPGNEDSLAMAGHIRRRYDSALRAANAVDFDDLLVLTLRIFNEFPEALEECRARYLYVMVDEYQDTNAAQFELMHLLSKEHRNVCVVGDDDQSIYGWRGAEISNILDMEKHFPEVKVIKLEQNYRSTRVILDAANAVIKNNPRRRPKQLWSAKGEGELVQLQAFANEEEEATTIVDEIEFHRMAKRIPWKDHAILFRTNVQARPLETALRKAEVRYHLIGGQSFFDRREIRDFLAFMKTFINPNDDASLLRIANIPARGLSDVTMERLLGASQERSCSVWKAMKNDLVIHEFQPRTRKSIEAFVALVEDFRAPLNETELSLASWADKFLDEINYIAELRKGEKDPENAENRMRNLRDIIFTMDDRGESLLPANRLGKFLDDITLDADREADKEDAGDAVTLITTHSCKGLEFPHVFLVGVEEGLLPHSRSAVEGTLDEERRLFYVAITRAMKTLTISHCLNRKKYGQNFLCQPSSFLKELPEELCEDMDSNKEPVTVEDGKSMFAAMREGLG
- a CDS encoding PQQ-like beta-propeller repeat protein → MRIHTSLILLSLALQTFAANAANWSQWRGPNRDGVNLEKGLANQWPEAGPKLLYKATGVGVGFSSVVIADGTVYTLGDLADACYLFALDLKGKQKWKARVGDPKGHRGYPGPRSTPTVADGFVYCLGQHGDLVCISAAGKEAWRVNLQNDFGGKMMSGWRWSESPLVDDGNVIVTPGGNNGAVIALNAKTGKQAWRCEDWQDSAGYSSLIIREIGGIKQYLQLTGNSVAGIDASNGKLLWRVDRPGKTAVVSTPVYHKGNLFVSSAYGVGCNGFTVEYNNSKFSTKETYKHVGSVGMANHHGGVIRVGDYVYGSNGNALSCIRLADGKVMWNERSAGKGAIVVADNKIILRTERGPVSLVKLTPKAYEEVSRFNQPERTRAKAWAHPVVLDGKLYLRDQDSLFVFDVRE
- a CDS encoding PQQ-like beta-propeller repeat protein — its product is MRTTLAFLALAIGWQSTLALDWPQWRGPNRTGISAEKGLLKQWPQGGPKRLWINSQMGNGYSSFAIAKGKLYTMGSRRGTEQLICLDANTGREQWAANLGPELSNGWGGGPRGTPTVDGNRVYAMSGKGDLVCADLAGKIQWQASMTRLGGKTPVWGYTESITVDGNLALATPGGRQGAVVAFNKLSGQVVWQSKQFTDGAQYASVVPVTHNGARQYIQLTQQSLVGLDARTGNVLWKSGWGGKTAVIPTPIFSNGKVYIASGYGAGSKLVNVGAGNRASDVWSNKVMKNHHGGVIMYGQHLYGYSDGAGWVCQDFASGREVWSEKRALGKGCLTIADGMMYCVDESRGDIVLAAANPRSWNESGRFRLAPQSRIRSSRGKIWSHPVVANGKLYLRDQEHIYCHTISAGGGGAAITPTGPPGKAIAWTAGVDTKSIDAIYQGKAQAVVTTVFGQPAKTQGTWKAYSGLNITDRQGKKYGTVWFNLAGGTVQQVRFDK
- a CDS encoding DUF1080 domain-containing protein, whose product is MKHSFVFLVTLFSLSTFAALQAGPPKGFVALFNGKNLDGWNAKPNGWAVVDGVLTRKPRSGYIWTKESFGDFVLDVEVKVSRRCNSGIFFRTDPKNAVQGGFEIQVFDTTGKTKLGKHDHGALYDALAPSANPAKPAGEWDRFIITCKGPKITVSINGKQVINANLDDWKTGNKNPDGSRNKFKIALKDLPRKGHIGFQDHGQDVWFRNVYLKKLD